A segment of the Pseudomonadota bacterium genome:
TGATTCGCGGCGGACAATCGGGGACATTGCTTTAGCGCGCCCCACAAGCCGGCCTGTCTGCGTGCGGCACGCACAGGCAGGCCATGGACGGCCGGCGAGAATGAGCGAGAGCCATGCCGGAACATCCTGACCCCTAACTTATAATATGTACTTCATGGGTATTTATCCATTCATCAAACTTTTTTCTGAGATAACGTTTAAAGCGAAAACGAACAGCGGGAATCAGCAGGAGAATACCCGTACAGTCGGTCAGCAGTCCCGGAGTTAAAAGAACAATTCCGGCAATCAGGATCAGAAAACCGTCCAATAAATCCTCCGCCGGCATAATCCCCTGCTGCAAATTATTCCTTACCCGGAACATGGTTTGCATTCCCTGCTGTCGAGCCAGCCAGGCCCCGGCAAAACCGGTACCCAGAACCAGGGCAATGGTACTCAAAGGACCAATAATACGTCCCAGCTCAATCAAAAAGTAAATTTCTACAATCGGAATGAGAGTAAAAGCCAGAAACAGTTTAAGCAGCATAGTAGTACCCTTGGTCAAAGAATGATCATTTAGTGTTGCTCTGGTCATAGCCAAAAAACTTCATGGTAAAGCTTCCTTTTCCTTTGGTTGCTGAACGCAAAGTTGTAGTATAACCAAACAAACTGCGAAGGGGGGCAAGGGCGTTAATGGTAGTATATAAATCCTGGGGTTCAATCGTGTTAACCTTGCCGCCACGGGCATTGAGATCTCCAATTACTTCGCCCACATATTCAGGAGGAACAACAATATCAACATTCATAGTTGGTTCAAGTAAAACCGGATGAGCTTTCTGTAATGCCTGGCAAACGGCATTGGCAGCGGAAATCTTCAGCGCTACTTTGGTGAAATTTGATGATTCTCCTTCAATAGCTTCGATATGAACTGAGACATCAACCAATGGATAACCATGAGCAACACCGACGTTAAGCGATTCCTCCACTCCCTCGTTGACGGCTTCCAGCAGGCGTTCAGGAAAACTTTTAATTTCATCCGCAATGGTAATTATATTTCCTGTTTCACGTTTACGGGGAACAACGGTTACGGTTATTCTGGCAAATTGTTTTTCTTTTTCATCCTCATCAATGCGTTCAAATTGGGCTGATTCTGATGCTGAAGCGGTGATGGATTCCTGATAGAGTACCTGCGGTTTGCCAAGGTTGGTCTCGAGATTATATTCCGTTGCCAGACGATCCTGAATGATTTCAAGATGAAGTTCACCCATACCAGAAATCAGCATCTGGCCGGTTTCATCATCAATTTTGACATTAAAGGTCGGATCTTCATCACTTATTTTCAGCAGCACATCCCAGAGTTTATCCTGATCGCTGTTTAATTTTGGTTCAATGGCGGCAGAGATGACCGGTCTGGTAAACTCCATGCCTTCAAGCAGCAATGGATGTTTGCTCTCACAAAGAGTATCACCGGTAACACTGCGTTTAAGACCCATAACCGCAACAATCTCTCCAGGACCTGCTTCCTTGATACGATTTTTTTTATGTGCCTGCATCTGGAACAGACGGGCAACCTTCTCACTGGATTTCAATCTGGGATTATATAAATCCTGTCCCGGGCTGATGGTCCCGGCGTAAATGCGCAGATAGGAAAGCCGGCGGCCTTCAATCATGGCAACCTTATACAGTAAAGCCGTTAGAGGTTCCCCTGGAGCCGCCAGCCGACTTTCCTGCTCCTGGTTCAGGGGATTTATTCCACTTACCGGCAGCACCTCATCTGGAGCCGGCAGGAAATCAATAATTGCATCCATCAGCGGCTGGATTCCTTTGTTTTTCAAGCCACTGCCACAGAGAACCGGAATATATCCATGCTCTATGGTCATTTGTCGAATGACTTTTTTCACTTGCTCAGCCGGCAACTCCTTCCCTTCCAAGTAGTCCTCAAATAATTGATCATCATACTCTGCTACCTGCTCCCATAATTTGTGCCGCCAGTGTTCGGCCTCAGCAACTAATTCTGCTGGAATAGGAATCCGGGAAAAGGCCAGCATGTCATCAGCTTTCTGCCAGGACAGATATTCCATTGTCAGCAGATCAATGATGCCGCTGAATTCAGCTTCACGGCCAACCGGAAACTGTATGGCAATAGGAAGGGCGTTAAGTTTGTCCCGCATTTGTTCCAGGACTGCGGCAAAATTACTGCCCAGCCGGTCCATCTTGTTAATAAAGGCAATGCGGGGAACATGGTAGCGATTTGCCTGGTGCCAGATGGTTTCCGACTGTGGCTCCACCCCGCCAACGGCACAGAAAACAGCGACCATACCATCAAGGACTCTCAGGCTTCGCTCGACCTCAACAGTGAAATCAACGTGTCCAGGCGTATCGATAATGGTGATGGTATGTTTATTCCATTCACAGGTAGTGGCAGCGGAAGTAATTGTAATTCCCCGCTGCTGTTCCTGTTCCATCCAATCCATTATAGCTGAGCCATCATGAACCTCACCAATTTTATGGGTTACACCGGTGCAGTAAAGGATGCGTTCAGTAATGGTGGTTTTCCCCGCATCAATGTGGGCGGCAATGCCGATATTCCTTAATTTGTTCAGAGATTTTTTCATGATTTTTGTACCGGTGGAAAAATTTATTATCCTTAGATTCAAGATCCATGATTGGAAACAAAACGATAATGAGCCATAATATTTTGCTCCACCTGGGAGAGGCTCAGATGATGTTTTTTGGCTAAGGTCAGTACATCTTCATATTCAGGTTTGATATTCAAAATAATTTTCCGGCGGTTGCGGGCAATTTTCAATCGTACAGGCCCCAGAGGGGTATCAATTTTTTCTATGGTTCTCTCAAGCAGGTAACGACTGACATTACCTCTCCTGATACCTAAAGTACTGCTATGAAGAAATAAATGATCAACCATTTTTATTTCATTTTCCACCGGCACCACAAGCTGAATGACATAACCTGGACGATTTTTTTTCATCAGGACCTGGTGGATGATAACATCTACCGCCCCGGCAGCCAGCAATTCTTCCTGGAGCGCGCCAACTTGTTCCGGAGTCATGTCATCAATGGCTGTTTCCAGGAGACAGATAGTTTCCAGGGGATAACCAGCTGAGATTGAATCACTCTCAGTTATCACTTTATGACCAAGCTGCAAACGCAGTAAATTTGGCCGTTGAGCTAAATCGCGGGAACCGGCACCATAACCTGTTGTTTCAACAATCCAGGGAGAACGATAGCCTTGAGGTTGAAATTCAGTGACTATAGTTTTTAATACCGCTGCTCCCGTCGGAGTGACCAGTTCGGCCGGGATGCCGGTATGAATGACCGGGATTTCACGCAGCAACTCGCTGACCGCCGGAACCGGGAGCGGTAATTCTCCATGCTGACAATGAATAAATCCGGTTCCCAGAGGAACGGCGGGGGCGATAATTCGGCCGGCATCACACCAATGCAGGGCGGCGGCTATACCCATAATGTCGGCAATGGAATCAATCCCCCCCACTTCGTGGAAATGCACTTTATCGATATCTACCTGATGGACCTTGCTCTCGGCAATTGCCAGCTGGCGGAAAATATCCAGACCCAGCTTTTTGATTTCCTGCTTCAAGGGTGCTGATTCAATTGCCTGACATATTTCTCTGAAATGAGTGTGAGGCAATCCCATTCCATGGTCTGTGATTTCCGGAAAATCAATCTTTAGCGCCGCAATTTTGTGCCGGCTGGTTTTATTGATGATCAGCTTAAATGTCTGATCCAGACCGAAAGGCTTGAGTGTTTGCCGCAAAAGTTCTTCGGGAAAACCAAGATCAAGAAAGGCTCCCAGCAGCATATCGCCACTGATACCGGAAAAGCAGTCAATATAAAGTATTCGTTCCATTACTATTTTTTCCATTACTGTCCGGTGAGGTTATTGCACTTTTTATCCGGAAAACCTTTATTCCGGCAAAATAGCACCCAACTTTTTCCTGGCTGCGGCGGTAATCTGATCAGGATGGGTCAGGATGGTATTTTCCAGAGCATGGGGACAGGAACAGCCGATTACCGGAGGAATTTTTAAGATCATTTCCCGGATAATTTTCCTGGCCTTTTCTACATTTTCCTGGATAATCTCCAGTACCGCATCAACACTGACATCGTCATGGTCATCTTTCCAGCAATCGTAATCGGTGGCCAGAGCCAGAGTCGCATAGCATATCTGAGCTTCACGGGCTAATCGTGCTTCGGGCATATTGGTCATGCCGATGACATCAACATTCCACTGACGATAAAGGTTGGATTCCGCCCGGGTGGAAAATTGTGGACCGTTAATACACAGATAGGTGCCCTGCGAATGATAATTGATATCCAGGGACTGGCAGCTAGCCTGAAAAGATTGCCTCAGTTCAGGACAAACCGGTTCAGCAAAAGGAATATGGGCAACAATTCCATCGCCGAAAAATGTGGCTGGCCGGCCACTGGTTCGATCAATGAATTGATCGACAATCACCATATCTCCCGGTTTGATTTCCTCTTTCATACTGCCGACTGCACTGATAGATAGGATTCGCTGGACGCCGAGTTGTTTCAGGGCGTAGATGTTGGCACGAAAATTAATCTCTGCGGGTAAAATTGTATGTCCCAACCCATGTCGCGGCAGAAAAACCATTTCCGTATCACCCAAACGGCCGGTAATCAATGGAGCCGATGGACTGCCGAATGGAGTTTCAATATCTATTTCTTTAATGTCACTCAGGCCATCCATCTCATAAAGGCCGCTGCCACCAATAATGCCGATTTTATTCATTTTAAATTCCTTAATGATTTTAAATTCCTTAATGATGATTTATGAATTCACCTCACGTAAACCGGAAACCAGTGCCGGCAAAACAACACTGGCTGAATCAAAAATTACCAGGTCGGATATTTTTTTTGATAATGGTGAAGGCTCAAGATTTATTTCGATAATCTTGCCGCCGTTTCTTTTGGTAACCAGCGGAAGATCAGCTACCGGATAAACGACTGCCGAAGTACCAATAACCAGCATGACATCGGCCTGAGTAGCAGCAACAGCGGCATTGTTCTGAGCTGTCTCGGGAATCGCCTCCCCGAAGAATACCACATCCGGCTTCATAACCGCCTGACAATCTGGACAGAGGGGCGGTATGGAAAAATCACCCGATGATTTTATTTTCTGTTGGTTGCCACATGAGAGACAAATAAGTCTTCTGGTATTGCCATGAAACTCGATAACCTTTTTACTGCCGGCCGCCTGGTGCAGTCCATCTACATTCTGGGTTATAATCGAATGTAAACAACCATTGGTTTCCAGATCTGCCAGTGCCTGATGTGCAGGATTTGGTCTGGCCTGGAACACCACCTCAAGCATTTCTGCCAGCATGCGCCATACTTTCCCGGGGTTGGCAATAAAAGCATCAATATGAGCATATTCCTGGGGATCATAGTGTTCCCATAGTCCCTGGCTGCCCCTGAACGCGGGAATACCACTGTCCACCGAAATTCCGGCGCCGGTCAACACCACTACCCGTTTGGCTTCCCGCAGCAGAGATATTGCTCGATTGATTGAATCAATGGTATTGTTTGGCATCATATTTGACCTTTAGAAAAGTTTTTGTTGTTGGTTTAATGGCAA
Coding sequences within it:
- the larC gene encoding nickel pincer cofactor biosynthesis protein LarC, which gives rise to MERILYIDCFSGISGDMLLGAFLDLGFPEELLRQTLKPFGLDQTFKLIINKTSRHKIAALKIDFPEITDHGMGLPHTHFREICQAIESAPLKQEIKKLGLDIFRQLAIAESKVHQVDIDKVHFHEVGGIDSIADIMGIAAALHWCDAGRIIAPAVPLGTGFIHCQHGELPLPVPAVSELLREIPVIHTGIPAELVTPTGAAVLKTIVTEFQPQGYRSPWIVETTGYGAGSRDLAQRPNLLRLQLGHKVITESDSISAGYPLETICLLETAIDDMTPEQVGALQEELLAAGAVDVIIHQVLMKKNRPGYVIQLVVPVENEIKMVDHLFLHSSTLGIRRGNVSRYLLERTIEKIDTPLGPVRLKIARNRRKIILNIKPEYEDVLTLAKKHHLSLSQVEQNIMAHYRFVSNHGS
- the fusA gene encoding elongation factor G codes for the protein MKKSLNKLRNIGIAAHIDAGKTTITERILYCTGVTHKIGEVHDGSAIMDWMEQEQQRGITITSAATTCEWNKHTITIIDTPGHVDFTVEVERSLRVLDGMVAVFCAVGGVEPQSETIWHQANRYHVPRIAFINKMDRLGSNFAAVLEQMRDKLNALPIAIQFPVGREAEFSGIIDLLTMEYLSWQKADDMLAFSRIPIPAELVAEAEHWRHKLWEQVAEYDDQLFEDYLEGKELPAEQVKKVIRQMTIEHGYIPVLCGSGLKNKGIQPLMDAIIDFLPAPDEVLPVSGINPLNQEQESRLAAPGEPLTALLYKVAMIEGRRLSYLRIYAGTISPGQDLYNPRLKSSEKVARLFQMQAHKKNRIKEAGPGEIVAVMGLKRSVTGDTLCESKHPLLLEGMEFTRPVISAAIEPKLNSDQDKLWDVLLKISDEDPTFNVKIDDETGQMLISGMGELHLEIIQDRLATEYNLETNLGKPQVLYQESITASASESAQFERIDEDEKEKQFARITVTVVPRKRETGNIITIADEIKSFPERLLEAVNEGVEESLNVGVAHGYPLVDVSVHIEAIEGESSNFTKVALKISAANAVCQALQKAHPVLLEPTMNVDIVVPPEYVGEVIGDLNARGGKVNTIEPQDLYTTINALAPLRSLFGYTTTLRSATKGKGSFTMKFFGYDQSNTK
- a CDS encoding NAD-dependent deacylase; amino-acid sequence: MMPNNTIDSINRAISLLREAKRVVVLTGAGISVDSGIPAFRGSQGLWEHYDPQEYAHIDAFIANPGKVWRMLAEMLEVVFQARPNPAHQALADLETNGCLHSIITQNVDGLHQAAGSKKVIEFHGNTRRLICLSCGNQQKIKSSGDFSIPPLCPDCQAVMKPDVVFFGEAIPETAQNNAAVAATQADVMLVIGTSAVVYPVADLPLVTKRNGGKIIEINLEPSPLSKKISDLVIFDSASVVLPALVSGLREVNS
- the mtnP gene encoding S-methyl-5'-thioadenosine phosphorylase, which translates into the protein MNKIGIIGGSGLYEMDGLSDIKEIDIETPFGSPSAPLITGRLGDTEMVFLPRHGLGHTILPAEINFRANIYALKQLGVQRILSISAVGSMKEEIKPGDMVIVDQFIDRTSGRPATFFGDGIVAHIPFAEPVCPELRQSFQASCQSLDINYHSQGTYLCINGPQFSTRAESNLYRQWNVDVIGMTNMPEARLAREAQICYATLALATDYDCWKDDHDDVSVDAVLEIIQENVEKARKIIREMILKIPPVIGCSCPHALENTILTHPDQITAAARKKLGAILPE
- a CDS encoding FxsA family protein — translated: MLLKLFLAFTLIPIVEIYFLIELGRIIGPLSTIALVLGTGFAGAWLARQQGMQTMFRVRNNLQQGIMPAEDLLDGFLILIAGIVLLTPGLLTDCTGILLLIPAVRFRFKRYLRKKFDEWINTHEVHIIS